CTCAAAGCCATTGGCCTCCTCTCGGAGATCGTATCCTGGAAGCTGCGCCTGTTTGTGCCCATCGGCGCTGCCGGCGTAACTGTGCTCGCGGCTCTGCTTGAACGGTATCCCGTCGAGCAGGTCTCTGCGCGCACGACGGCGTGAGGCATGGCGATGACAACCGGGGCTGGAGAACTCGTCCGGCGCCTTGCCGAAAACGCCGAAACCGTCTGTCGGCGCTACCTGTCGAACGGACGGCGCGAAGGCTGCTACTGGTTGGTGGGCGATGCTCGCAACACGCCGGGGCGCAGCCTTTACGTCCGTCTCTCCGGTGGTCCGGAGGGACGGGGAGCGGCAGGCAAATGGACCGACGCGCAAAGCGGTGACCACGGCGATCTTCTCGACCTGATCGCATCGGCCTGCGGGCATCACCGTCTTGGCGAAACCCTTGCGGAAGCACGGCGCTTCCTCAGCCTCCCGGACACTTCGCTGCCGTTGCGCGGCCCACAACGCAACCTTCCCGCAGGACCGGCGGTTCCCACCCCGTCGTCAGAGCGGGCGCGGCGCCTTTGGGCGGCGAGCCGTCCGCTGTCGGACGATCCGGTCGCGACCTATCTGCGGGAGCGGGGGCTGCGCTCTGTCGCTTCGGGTGCCGCCGTGCGACACCACCCCAATTGTTTCTATCGTCCCTCCGACCTTGATCATGCAGCGACGGATCGTGCCTGGCCCGCCATGGTTGCCGCAGTCACCGACCTTGGTGGTCGCGTGACCGGCGTGCAGCGTACCTGGCTAGCCCGAGACGGCTTGGGCAAGGCGCCGGTTGCAACGCCAAGACGCGCGATGGGCATGCTTCTTGGCAACGGCATCCGTTTCGGGGAAGCGGGTGCCGTCATGGCGGCAGGGGAAGGCATCGAGACAATGCTGTCCTTACGCGAAATCCTGCCGACGATGCCAATGATCGCCGCACTTTCA
This genomic interval from Novosphingobium sp. CECT 9465 contains the following:
- a CDS encoding toprim domain-containing protein, encoding MTTGAGELVRRLAENAETVCRRYLSNGRREGCYWLVGDARNTPGRSLYVRLSGGPEGRGAAGKWTDAQSGDHGDLLDLIASACGHHRLGETLAEARRFLSLPDTSLPLRGPQRNLPAGPAVPTPSSERARRLWAASRPLSDDPVATYLRERGLRSVASGAAVRHHPNCFYRPSDLDHAATDRAWPAMVAAVTDLGGRVTGVQRTWLARDGLGKAPVATPRRAMGMLLGNGIRFGEAGAVMAAGEGIETMLSLREILPTMPMIAALSAAHLAALLFPPVLRRLYVACDADAAGHSALRRLAERGAQAAIEVIALHPCLDDFNSDLIRLGAPSLAAALAGQLRSEDAGYFLSQAA